The Acropora muricata isolate sample 2 chromosome 4, ASM3666990v1, whole genome shotgun sequence genome contains the following window.
AAGTGACTCTCAAAATGCCTGCCTTTGTTAAATGCAAATAAGAAAAATCAAGGCTGACATAATAGTTAAATGATTTTAATTGACTTCTTGGgcaaaatttatttcagtttGACGCATTTTCAGTCAATCAGTCCCACTGGTTCAAGTAGAAATAATCAATTATCTATGCATGTATGAAACAATAGAACGGTGTAATTCAAGATTTCCATTTTTATCATCACCCTGAAGGTTaagctaaccctaaccctaagccCACGAAACTGTCCCATGCGTAATCACGGGTGTGGgacaagagccataataggagagAGACGGAAACGCCCACTCTGGCCCTTGAGATATGTGAATTtcactaaagttatttttagagatCGTAATTAACGGAAGTCTAATTCATGAGAGGTCCGCATATTTTAATCGATACGTGACAGCCAGTGTAATGGGGCATTGTAATGGCATTGCAATTCCATACAGTAATTCCATTACAATGCCCCATTACACTGGCATTGTCGCATTACACGGGGCATTGTAATGGCATTGTAATGCCATTACAGTGGCTGTCACGTATCGACTAAAATGTGCGGACCTCTCAGGAATAAGACTTTCGTTTATTACAATCTCTAAAAATAACTTAAGTGAAATTCACATATCCCGGCCAAAGCTCTAAGATGGCTCTTGGTGTGGGAGGAAAGAAAAGCCCGTCTTTAGTTGTCTCCGTTTCTTTCTCTGTCAAGGCGCTAGGCAGGCCTCTCTGCATGACGAAGGATAGAAAGAGAGATCACTGGGTTCCTGGGTCGTGGTTTagacaacctcgttcctagggtcCCCTCTCTGCTACTCTCCTCTGAGataagaccctgggaacaaggctATTGTTTAGAGGTGACGTCACACGGCGGTTGATTCAAACCATATTATATATAtggttaaaaaatatatatcttttCAGCGATCTGCAGATGACAGATCTTTCTTAAACACGGCATTTGAACAGTATGGATGAGTGTAAGAAACCGAACACCGAATTGGAAAGTGATAATATGGCCCGCGAGCCTTTCAAAGCGACAAAAATATGGAACGACCTCGTCGAGCATTTGCGAACGAATGTTGAGCATCGTCGAAGACGCTGGAAATTTCAATACTACGAGAATTGTTTTCGAGGCGGCGACGTCATTGAAGTGCTTCATTCTTATATTCAGAGCAATCCTCATTTGTCAAATGACGCCACTCGAGAtcaagtcagatgtttttgtCAGATTCTCTTGGAGAAACGAATCATCGAATGTGTAACCACCGAAAATAGCAAGACGAAGAGCTATTCTTTCGAAGGTGGAAACAAGTTATATAGATTTTCATCTCACAATGACTCGTTTGATCACAACAGCATTTCATCACCCTCTCAAGATGCGAAGAAACTTGGTCGCAGAAGAAGTGGTCTTGGCCAGTGGGACCATAAAGCAATTAGAAGACGATCTTTGGGTTCAACACCCAAAGCACAGAAGAGATTTGCTGATCTTCTTTTGCCCGAGACCGTTCCCTCGCCTGCTATCAGCGATCCAAGCGTTACAAGGACGCGAGAAATACCAAGCAAGCGAAGACGACTAAGTTTGGATGCTGGTGCCATCTTGAGGTAACGGTCATTTACCTTTCCAAACAAGAGCGAGATGAAACACCCTGGGAACTTAGGGAACTGGAGGGCTTTTCTATTCATTATGCCCAATGACCGCACCGCTTTCCTTCCCTATTAAATGTGATGGGATACCTGGGGAAGGGAGGGGGAAGTAGAGTGATCGAAAGAAAGAGTCCTTATTTTCTGAGAAGGTAAATTGTACTTTCACAAACTGACTGCGTTTTCCACATCCATACAACAATAATTTGTTAACCCATACCTTCTAAGGATGGTGAGGTTTTTTTCAGCTGGGGAATCAGACTTTTCCTCTGAAACCAACAAATTTTGAACCCTTTTTTTTAAGATGCATAGAATGAGAGTCTTACAGATGTCTAGAAGGATGTGGACAGAAACTAGGATAGCTGGGAAGGAGGATGGGGAAAATTAACAAGTGAACCCAGTGGGCTGTGGAAAATTGATTTTACGTTAGTTTTGCTGATCGAGATGTTTGATTTCATTTTTAACAGGAAGAACAAGACTGCCATGTTGTCCGACTCAGCTAATTCTAAAGATTTCATCAGTGAAATATGGTTTGAAATAGCCCTTTCTCAAATCCTTCAACTTACAGAGGTTCCTTTCTTGGAGGAGATACTGGCTGCTCAGACAACAGACCATGGCATGGGAGAAGTGGTCTTATCAAATAACATGCTGGAACATGGGAATGAGAGTTCTTACAGCAAAGGAAGAAATGTTGGAGAGCCATCAAGCAGTGCTTGCTTCCAGGCAGGAATAGAGTGCATGAAGCTACAAAATGACTTTCCTTTGCCACAGCTACATGTCGATCACTTGTCAAGCTATGTAAATTTGACGAATGCAAAGGAAGCTGGAATCCAACAGCTTCTGTTAGAGTATTATGGGTCACTTCTGGATTCACTTATTCCCTCAAACCTTACAGACTTAGTCAATGCTGTTATTTCCACCCTAGTTGATGACTGGTCAAAAATTAAGTCATTTCTGCCTCTACTGGCATTGATGCTTTCAACAAACCAAAGAAAGCACTTGAAAAACTTGTTGAACTTTATTGGGAGATCTACAGAATCAAATGGTGGAAGGTATATAATCAAGAGGTTTACCAGTGCTATCTTGCCCAAGGATATAAGAGACAAGGTTAGTGTTCCTCTTGATATTAGCCTTATTATTTGTTTGTGTTTAGCTTGCCTCAATAATGATTGCATCCATAATTCATTGCACAGCTGAAAGCATGCATGAACCATTAAAAGGAGAAAGCTGGGGTACTGTATAGTAAATGAgcgattttattttcttgcctGATTGGTgcactcaacaaaattatggGTAACCCTTGCAGCGGACAAATTTAATCCACATTGGATAGCTGCAGAAAATGTTTATTTCCAGGTGAATTAACTACTTTAGATATGTGGTACTACTGAATGTGTGGACAAAGTTATCAAATAGATGCGAAGGGAATTCTTAGTGAAGACTACTATAGGACAAAGTTGTAAGATAGATGCAATGAGAATTCTTAGAGAAGACTACCATAAGCCTCTTCATAGAGTACCAGACCcaatacttattattattattattattaggagtAGTATTACTATTACTGTTACACATTCATGAAAGGAATTATCGGGGTGAATCAATGAACTAAAAagggaataattattgtaatgaaatttaAGACATACAGTACTGTAAGAAGCAACTGCCAACAATCTCTCCAATCTTTTCCTTTCCATTGAGCCTCTTGTCTCCTTTAATACAAAAGGATATTAAACTCAGGAGACTGGGCTTAATGAGAAAGGTATGCATGTATGGCATAAACCACTTCCCCTTACATGTCTCATAGaaattgatattaattttttttcattagaaTTCTGGTCAGCATGTACTTTCTTTGATGGTAAGACATCATCAGTTAATGTTTGCCACTCCCACATCTGTGAAAGAGCTTTTCCAAAGAAATGTGTCCTACATGAAACAAGGGTTGTGTCCTCCATTTTTGTCCAAAGTTTCCAGACAGCTGTCTGTCGAGGAGTATCAGCAACAAAAACTCCAAACAACAAATGAGTCCCTCAGTGATATGATGACTTTTATCATGGACAACCTGCATATGTCtttgaaggaaaaggaagaaagaCTAAAAGTCTTTCAGAAACACCACACTGCTGTGTTCCTTCGACATTTTCCAGATGGGGAGATGTAAATTGAGATCTAAGATTTTAAAAGACCACTCTTCATAGACAAGCAGCAAACCACAGCCACATTGTTTTATAAGGATGTCAGTGTTGTGTAAACCTACCGATGAACCATTGTGCAGTTGTCTACTTATTTGCAAGGCCTTTTAACTGAAGTCAGGCTGCCAGTTTTACAAACCCATTTGTCTTCCCTGAAGTAagttattattcattcaaactATCTTCTGGTCTTCGTCACCTTGGCCTCACTCTTATTCATAGGCTTGGCAACTAATTTAAAGCAACTGCGAAAAAGGTCTATCTGTTTGGCCAAAGTAAGATTAGAAACCTCATACTTTAGTGCCAAGAGGGGGCCTTCTTAGGTACTGTATTGCTATTACCTTTACAAATAAAAGTTTTTAAGATAAACCTTCTTAACTTGTCAAATTCAATGTGAATTTAACTCACATTATCATTGGTTCAACTTCATTTTTAATAAGAAGTTAACATTACTGAAAGCATTAGACTTCTTTGTAATATACAGAAGCAGCCAATTCTAAGAATTTTCATGTCTTCTGTTTTCTGAGGAAATggctgttgttattgttgttttttaggCTCCTGACcttctaataatattattattacagattTTAATAATCATTAAGATTAGTCAAATCTAATGTACAGCATGAGTGTCTCAAATATTTATTAGTTTACTGGCTAGCAGGATTATTACGTATAATTTATAATGTGAAAAATAGGTTAATATATCCTAATGTCGCCTTAACTAGTTAGCTAATCCAGAGAAAGATTAAATGCACCAGGGTATTAAAGAGGAAATTTGGAGATTGTACATTAGTGACTAGAGGTGAAAGCTTAGTcggaaaactgaaaaaaagttATTCATTTTTGCACTGTATCAGTCATAATTTCTATCCCTGTACAGTAATAaacataattattgtaaacaacactctttttgtcttttttggcaATTTGGTTCAAAATTGGTTAATATTTTGGACTTTCGTGTTTTCTCAAATATGAATCACAAATCATGCTGCTCTCCACAATATCAATGTCTCAACCTGTCAGAAAACCAAAATCTATCTACACACAATGTCATGTAAAGTTTTATTTAATTGGGAAGCAAAATGGAGAAGGATTCCATGGACAGTTGAATTATTGTGTGGAAGTAGTTGAATCCAATTACCATTCACATCATGTATATTTACTTGGTTAAACcaataattgtaattattattattagctgtTATTCCAGTGCAAATTCTTACACTGTATCTCTTCAAATTAGCAGAGCGGTGTTCAGTAAAACACCTCCCTTCCTAATTTGAAAAATGCAATGCAAAATCTCTGGCACTAGTTCCTTTATTGACATCCCTTATCATTATCTCACCACTCCTTGAGACATGAGCCAAAATTAATAAATCAAATTAATGAATCAGTTcttaattaatcataaaaacaatattgttattagaattaataatttttattattaatcgATTCCCACACATCTTTTCATGAGCCCACAGGTTTGGAACAAAAGCATGAGTGGTATTAATAATCTGCACATTTTTAACTGTCAGAGAAATTTGACAAACCGCTAAGCCCATCCCAAATTTCTCAAGTAGTAGTCTAAAAATACACAATAACACTAGCATATCTAGCTACATAACATGCCATTTTACCACTAAATCCTTGAGGTCTGTATGGGAATTACACTGACTAAGTAACTTTCCCATAAATACAGCTAAATGTCTCATACACTGCACCTACAGTActtatcattatttattattccactatgatgtcattttaccatatttggtcaagagaacgtgcaaaatatgagacggtaatacactgtagtgtcccggtttgaccggtttagaacagagcaaatacggacggaacggcagtctttcaatgaaagaaattgttttcatcacgatacaaagcctgagaatttagcttgtcatcgcttgtctctcttcatttcgtttatacaatcaaataaaggatattaattaatttggctgactttctgtgctgtttatatcgttcgcaagctccctgaagaacagatgatgaattttttaaaaacactcttaccagataaaattgcatcaaaataacacctttttgtagcggaataataaatctcttattagatggtttaacatataatactcgcggacattttgctcgcatttttcctcgcccctgcggggctcggaaaaatactacgcaactcgcaaaatatccgcgcgtattatatgataaaccatctaataagatgtatatattaCTTGATTTGGGGAATTATCATACAACTGCTTAAGTTTACAATCAAAGTACAGACAGACATTTGTAGTGAAAACGTAATATTTACTGACTTCTGTGCAACACAAGCATGACATGAGTATAGAAAAGAGAATTTTCATCGTATGAAAAAACAACCtcaataaaatttttcactGACAAGATTGACGTGCTAATCTTGCCCCAGCCTGGCTCATTTATGTAATATTTATACAAATCTTGTTAGAAAATGGAGTCAATATGCCCTAAGTAACACACTGAACTCAGTTTCATAAAGTTCAATCACATGACAGTTCCTAAGAAATAAGTTAATTCAAACTGTAAAAGTTAAcctaattattaataattatttggctAGCAAATTGATCCTAATTCTGTTGAAAGTAACGCATTGTTTATAGTGTCTTGTTGATTTCACTTTTTAGGTTGGTTGTCATCTGTGTAAATTTTTAATGCTTTTTCTTTATGAGAAAATCTTCCACCTCTTGTAGTGGAACTAGCGGATCTGAAAAATGAAGGATAACGAAAAAACAAAGTTGGCATACATAGTTGTTACTAAAAATACTTTCAGGAGATAAAAATGTAATTTACTTTGTGCTGTAAAAATTTTCAGATCTTATCTTACTTGGCATTTTCTTTACTCAtgatttcttgtttcttttcctcTGTTATTTCGAGAAGTTCCTCATTTTTATCTCtgtcagaaaaaaacaaaaaaacgaccTTATCATAGAACCACCTGGGTGCATTCTCTGTCAGAATTTAGATTCCCTTATTAAGTACAGCACTCAAACTCATGGTGTGGTTTTTGGATTCAACTGAATTCAATTTCCACTGAAATAAATTCAGAGAAATTCTTACGGAATTTCACTTTTATTTTCCACACCTGTAATAAACCACTGCACCATCATCATTGATTAGAAGAGGAATAGACCGCAGTTGTAACATGTCGGATGCCCAGCCAAAATCATTTCCATGAATTTCTAAGATGGAGGGTTCACAAGGGAACTGTCCACGGCCCTGCATTCACAGaccagaaaaaacaaacaaaagtcaACAAGTCATGGGcaaggaaatttttttattttcaataatgtTGCTCATAATAAGAGAAAATTGTTCAAGTTTTGAGAACTTCACCTTGCAGAGTTCCAAGTTTTCCACAGGAATACCACTGAGTTCACTCATCTGAAAAAGAAGTCATAAATCAATAATTATCAGCTGAAGTCCCACAATTCTTTTTAGCATAGATTGTCAGTGTATCAGTAACTGTTGATACATTATGAATGCACCTGGCCAGCAGGTGTTGTTGCTTCAACCAACACTGAATGAATGTATTCGCTGTCTGGGAGTATCCATTTTTGAAATATGATATGTGATACAGTTTGAGCGACAAGAATATGTACTGTTACATATTACTTCCACATCTTCAAGCAGTTAAGTTCAAGTAACCAGGTATAGAGGTTGGGAAACAAACTTGCCAGGACAATAATTGTTGTTATGACAGGGACCAAAACTGGGGGCAGAGCCCCCATCTCGGGACACAGTGCCTAGTTGGGGTAGGTGTGAGATGGGGCCAGCCCCCTTGTGGGTATACGGGGCCTcctccaaaattgtttttttacattttgaggAGCCTGGGTTGCAGTTTGGACAAGTTCTGGCCAATTTGGCTTTCTGTTTTAGCTCTTTTAAGAAAGGCATTTGCTGctcaaaaagataaaaaatataataGCCTTTTCATTCTTACAGCGGAGGCCAAGTTTGTGATCAGCAttaactttttattttcaagccAAGTAAAGACACTTGGTAACTACAAATCACACGAAAAATGGCATTATTTTGACATATAAGGTTGTGTGATTTCTTCACATTGTAATACTGCTTGTAAAAGTTTTTTTGTAATTGAATTATAACTTAAGtgaataaatttctaattacaGCGTGATAAAATAGCCGAGACGAAAATTTAAATAGCCGAGTAAATGTCCCGGTGTCCCGGGTCTAACAAAAACACTGAAAACCAGTTCCAATCAATACTATTTTGGGCATTTTGCTGCTTGGCAAATAAAACACTATAAAAACATAACGAATGAAACAACAGTTCCTCAAATGGATATGGTCAGGTTAAAGATAACTCATGGAAATCGGAAAAGCTCTTTCATGGTGGCCAACAGTAGATGTGACAAGGCAGGCACAGCCAGGGTGAAGTGAAAAGCACTTGAAATATTatccacaaaattaatgatcaatCTGTCGCCTTTGCTTTACCTCTTCTTTTAAAGCTTCAACAGTGCTTTCTTTGAGAACAACTTCCTTTGGATTATCAAGTGTTAAAGTTGAAGGATGCCACTGTCGCAAATATAGTGAAAGATACTCTGTTGAGGTCATTCTCTCAGGACCTAAAGCCATGAAGTACATTAATCAATTTAATAGCTTGCAAACAGACATCCTATAGGCATGGACTTCAGAAAAGGTAACCCCTCTTCCCTCAGTCCTTGAGCCTATGGCTGAGAAACCTGCCTATACAGCCACATTATTCCTCTAGTATATAATTATGATTACCAAAAATATTATTCATCtcagtgaatagtggtggacaTTTGCCTTGCTGCTCCACAAATagccaccactattcacctctaCCTTATTTACATtgtttttagtatataccacacaagttgaataaatagcggcAAAAACTACTATACAtctgtaacaattaacagaaaaatgattgatttCAAGAGTTTCGCGCGCAGCTCAATGCTCGGAGGTAAATTATAGTACTTAGCTTATCACCTCTGGGCTAGCCAATCGACATCCCGCaacaaaagcactattcacttgtgtggtataatACTACTTATAGTATAATTATATTCCTTCAGTATATACCACCTAAAATATTAATAACTATTAGACTTGAAAATGAACTTCCAGTATAAATGGCTTGGCTCCAACTTCTGTTCTTGCCCCTGAATTTAAATGATTTGGGAGCAAAAAGCTACTAACAGACAGCTGTTGGTTCAGAATACATTTTTCTATGGCTTAagtgatagaaaaaaaaacaaactccAACTGGCCCCTTGTTAGTATGCTTGCTTAATtttcttgatgaaaaaaatCTTCATATTTTGCTGTGTGTTATCATGTGGATCATTAACAAAATTCTGAGACAATGAATTCACTGCCATTAATGAGATCCAGATTATTTTTTTACCCCCAAAAGCACCCACTACCAAGTCTAAATTCAATGTTAAAACCACCCTTTGAGCTATTACGTGCTTACAGTGTTACTGCTTCAAAAGCAGTTAGGGTTGAAAGAGATCAAAATTTAATAGAGTTAAACCCTGTGACAAAGTCATTAAAAAGATAAACAGTTGGGGTTACAGACCTTCGAGGATTTCCAGAAACACTTCAAAACTAGTATAGACTTTAATGCTGTCCTCAAAAACTTGTTCATCAGTATACACTCTCCCAGGATTTTTCCAGGATTTTCTTCTCAATCTGAGACTGAAAAATAAGGCAATAACATTTAGTTTAGAATGAAGATCTCACGGTTTCTTTCACTAAACCTGTGCACTACCAAATCGAACTTCTAATCAACACTGAACAATGCACATATAATGCATGCCACTGAGTTTGTCATGGTCACAGGAGTGACAAACTTAATAATCATGATATCAGATGGGCAATAgagaaaataaacagaaaaaaaaaagaaggaaattaTGAGGTAAAGACAAGGAAGAGTTGTTGGTAAGGCCCTTGTCTCCTAGCTTACTTTCAATCATTCACTCTTAGACAGGAACACTTGACAAATATCTGATCACTCATTTCATTCTTAAGAATTAATTTCCTTACTTTTCAAGTGGAATGTCAGTGTCACATCTTTCACAAATCTCTGGATGCAAGAGTTCCTTGCACTGTTTCACTGTCATGCCATCGCTAACAATCCAGTCAAAGAGATATTTAACAGGCTAAAAAGAGGAAtgcataattattgcaaaaagtCACAAACGTCAAAGCGACACTTAACCCTCTACCTACAATAACAATATTGTCCCACGTTGATTAGTAAAATCTTCTGCTGTCATCTGAGTATGATCAGAGCACAAATAATTGatttcagcttttttttatcataataataattattatatccCCTTATTGATAATAGTATTGCATACATCTTAACATGTCTCAAAGTGTTGTGGATCCATGAGCACATGCAGGAAGTGGATGACTCCGTGTCTCATTTTTTAGCTCTTACCTCCTTCTCAGTAGCATTTAACATAAATATTTTCAACTGGTGTTCTCCTTTTTTCGGGGCACGACTGTATTTGACTCTGACCTACAAATATATGTTTGAAAAAGTTTGATATGCAAGTCCATCATCCTATAAATTGTGAAAAACGTCTGTAGCACTTTAATAGAGAGAGAATATCCTGCCTCACAACGACATGCCCAGAGATTTCTGCACAAGTCCCAAACATGTTATGTTCACTAATTTTGCTATTATTTATGAGATCTGCAAAAAAGGGcctaaaaaaaaagtcttcaaaGACTTTTAGTGGCTGAAAAATTAGATTaccaattttattttcacaacAAAACTGTTTCACCTACATTTGGATTGCATGATTTTTGTAgtcaaataattaaataatcaaAACAGTTTGATTTTAACCAGAA
Protein-coding sequences here:
- the LOC136914396 gene encoding DEP domain-containing protein 7-like isoform X2; the protein is MDECKKPNTELESDNMAREPFKATKIWNDLVEHLRTNVEHRRRRWKFQYYENCFRGGDVIEVLHSYIQSNPHLSNDATRDQVRCFCQILLEKRIIECVTTENSKTKSYSFEGGNKLYRFSSHNDSFDHNSISSPSQDAKKLGRRRSGLGQWDHKAIRRRSLGSTPKAQKRFADLLLPETVPSPAISDPSVTRTREIPSKRRRLSLDAGAILRKNKTAMLSDSANSKEVPFLEEILAAQTTDHGMGEVVLSNNMLEHGNESSYSKGRNVGEPSSSACFQAGIECMKLQNDFPLPQLHVDHLSSYVNLTNAKEAGIQQLLLEYYGSLLDSLIPSNLTDLVNAVISTLVDDWSKIKSFLPLLALMLSTNQRKHLKNLLNFIGRSTESNGGRYIIKRFTSAILPKDIRDKNSGQHVLSLMVRHHQLMFATPTSVKELFQRNVSYMKQGLCPPFLSKVSRQLSVEEYQQQKLQTTNESLSDMMTFIMDNLHMSLKEKEERLKVFQKHHTAVFLRHFPDGEM
- the LOC136914396 gene encoding DEP domain-containing protein 7-like isoform X1 — protein: MDECKKPNTELESDNMAREPFKATKIWNDLVEHLRTNVEHRRRRWKFQYYENCFRGGDVIEVLHSYIQSNPHLSNDATRDQVRCFCQILLEKRIIECVTTENSKTKSYSFEGGNKLYRFSSHNDSFDHNSISSPSQDAKKLGRRRSGLGQWDHKAIRRRSLGSTPKAQKRFADLLLPETVPSPAISDPSVTRTREIPSKRRRLSLDAGAILRKNKTAMLSDSANSKDFISEIWFEIALSQILQLTEVPFLEEILAAQTTDHGMGEVVLSNNMLEHGNESSYSKGRNVGEPSSSACFQAGIECMKLQNDFPLPQLHVDHLSSYVNLTNAKEAGIQQLLLEYYGSLLDSLIPSNLTDLVNAVISTLVDDWSKIKSFLPLLALMLSTNQRKHLKNLLNFIGRSTESNGGRYIIKRFTSAILPKDIRDKNSGQHVLSLMVRHHQLMFATPTSVKELFQRNVSYMKQGLCPPFLSKVSRQLSVEEYQQQKLQTTNESLSDMMTFIMDNLHMSLKEKEERLKVFQKHHTAVFLRHFPDGEM